In the Micromonospora narathiwatensis genome, one interval contains:
- a CDS encoding type II secretion system F family protein, translating to MSLLDLAAVLAGLLAVAGAIVGVLGVVGTTRPPRPPSALQQRARRWWVGPGRTRREQRSHQLKVITAVVAGALTWLLTGWPAAGAIIGIAVPGIPWLFAAGRAEKQAIARLEAVEAWTRRLADIVARGIGLQQAVVATAATAPQLIEQEIRDLAARLQAGGDPTAALQQLADDLNDYTADQVIAPLMLHVADRGEGLHEVLTGISRSIAAEIEMRSTVDAKREGPRFAVRFLTGMTIMLLAYGVINPHYLQPYGSVLGQLVLLFLAGLYVVLMASVRKLSLPPKRERLLPPADRQTVGAPA from the coding sequence ATGAGCCTGCTCGACCTCGCCGCTGTGTTGGCGGGCCTGCTCGCCGTCGCCGGGGCGATCGTCGGTGTGCTCGGCGTCGTGGGAACCACCCGCCCGCCCCGTCCGCCGTCGGCTTTGCAGCAGCGTGCCCGCCGCTGGTGGGTTGGGCCCGGGCGAACGCGGCGTGAGCAACGCAGCCACCAGCTCAAGGTGATCACTGCGGTCGTTGCTGGCGCACTGACCTGGCTCCTGACCGGCTGGCCCGCCGCCGGGGCCATCATCGGCATCGCCGTTCCGGGCATACCCTGGCTGTTCGCCGCCGGTCGCGCTGAGAAGCAGGCGATCGCTCGGCTGGAGGCCGTTGAGGCCTGGACCCGCCGGTTGGCGGACATCGTCGCCCGAGGGATCGGCCTTCAGCAGGCGGTCGTGGCGACTGCGGCGACCGCGCCGCAACTCATCGAACAGGAGATCCGTGACCTGGCGGCGCGGCTGCAGGCCGGCGGTGACCCAACCGCCGCCCTGCAGCAGCTGGCCGACGACCTCAACGACTACACCGCCGACCAGGTCATCGCACCGCTCATGCTCCACGTCGCCGATCGCGGTGAGGGCCTGCACGAGGTGCTGACCGGCATCAGCCGGTCCATTGCCGCCGAGATCGAGATGCGCTCAACGGTCGACGCCAAGCGTGAAGGCCCCCGCTTCGCGGTGCGGTTCCTGACCGGCATGACCATCATGCTCCTGGCCTACGGGGTGATCAATCCGCACTACCTGCAGCCCTACGGCAGCGTGCTGGGGCAACTCGTCCTGCTCTTCCTCGCCGGCCTGTACGTCGTGCTCATGGCCTCGGTACGCAAACTCAGCCTCCCGCCGAAGCGGGAACGCCTACTGCCGCCGGCCGACAGGCAGACCGTGGGAGCGCCAGCATGA
- a CDS encoding P-loop NTPase family protein translates to MALIAMVSAKGSPGVTTTALACTLSWGGRTVLAECDPAGGSILSGYLSSLDIPPIGLLPLAAAALRDQLGDVFPRQLVDLDAGHPGRRILLPGINDPVQAGTIRPTWEPLAAFFSDLERGEDGYDVIADCGRLTTSAPPWPLLFRADLVLLVVRTAILRTIAPAVAAAELLRRELTQHGQGRDGVALALIGDGPYGRRDIEQRLQLPTLMELPDDRRTAEVLSDGDGRLRGSQQLLRAAASAEPAVREAIARRRAHLLPTSSTGSSHAR, encoded by the coding sequence GTGGCACTCATCGCGATGGTCTCGGCCAAGGGCTCGCCTGGCGTCACCACCACCGCATTGGCCTGCACCCTGTCCTGGGGCGGACGCACGGTGCTGGCCGAGTGCGATCCCGCAGGTGGCAGCATCCTGAGCGGATACCTCTCGAGCCTGGACATTCCACCGATCGGCTTGCTGCCACTGGCGGCGGCTGCCCTGCGCGACCAGCTCGGCGACGTCTTTCCCCGCCAGTTGGTCGATCTCGACGCCGGTCATCCGGGCCGACGGATCCTGCTGCCCGGCATCAATGACCCCGTACAGGCGGGGACCATCCGCCCGACCTGGGAGCCGCTTGCCGCGTTCTTCAGCGACCTGGAGCGCGGCGAGGACGGTTACGACGTCATCGCAGACTGCGGCCGGTTGACCACCAGCGCGCCGCCGTGGCCGCTGCTGTTCCGCGCGGACCTGGTACTCCTCGTCGTACGGACGGCGATCCTGCGAACCATCGCCCCGGCTGTGGCCGCGGCCGAGCTCCTCCGCCGGGAACTCACCCAGCACGGACAGGGGCGCGACGGGGTCGCCCTGGCCCTGATTGGCGACGGCCCATACGGCCGACGAGACATCGAACAGCGGTTACAGCTCCCAACCTTGATGGAGCTGCCCGACGACCGGCGCACCGCCGAGGTACTCAGCGACGGTGACGGCCGGCTTCGCGGCAGCCAGCAGTTGTTACGTGCCGCCGCCAGCGCTGAACCAGCCGTCCGGGAGGCGATCGCACGCCGGCGAGCGCATCTCTTGCCCACGTCGTCGACCGGGAGCAGCCATGCTCGATAA
- a CDS encoding MAB_1171c family putative transporter, with protein MDTALYAICALAGWTAFGYMLRLQRRHPSHARGAICVAIAAFAVGITLAVPPLATAIDRASGLPNLAKLFSHACAMTIAASAESMLLHLTLPRRKAAARTRRWILVTSCAFLAMVGLFAYTLTYDTPVLLTVEYATDPAVTAYLLVFIALGFFAYCIDISRLCWRFARICGRPWLRRGLRVTAVGAACALLYSINKIVYLIAYWSGHRPTGEREIASVLVTISALLMMVGLTMPAWGPILTITRRWDDFRCYRRLEPLWRDLITALPELELDVSLRRHLTAVRDIDYALTRRVAEIRDARLALRPYMDARVTELAEQFAEQAELTAEEQRAAVEAAHLACALRAHRAGRAVELPQPADELHRPSGGYAGEVSWLALVSGAYAQSPVVARTLTASRHLPASQIPLGDARR; from the coding sequence ATGGATACCGCCCTGTACGCCATCTGCGCCCTCGCCGGCTGGACCGCATTCGGGTACATGCTGCGGCTCCAGCGCCGGCATCCCAGCCACGCGCGCGGCGCCATCTGCGTGGCCATCGCAGCCTTCGCCGTCGGGATCACGCTCGCCGTTCCACCCCTCGCGACCGCGATCGACCGTGCATCCGGTCTGCCCAACCTGGCCAAGCTCTTCTCCCATGCCTGCGCGATGACGATCGCCGCGAGTGCCGAGAGCATGCTGCTCCACCTGACGCTTCCACGGCGGAAGGCCGCCGCCCGGACCCGACGCTGGATACTGGTCACAAGCTGCGCCTTCCTCGCCATGGTCGGGCTGTTCGCCTACACGCTCACCTACGACACCCCGGTGCTCCTCACGGTCGAGTACGCCACTGACCCCGCGGTGACCGCGTACCTGCTGGTCTTCATTGCGCTCGGCTTCTTCGCTTACTGCATCGACATCTCCCGGCTGTGCTGGCGCTTCGCCCGGATCTGCGGACGCCCCTGGCTACGCCGAGGCCTTCGCGTCACGGCCGTCGGCGCCGCCTGCGCCCTGCTCTACAGCATCAACAAGATCGTGTACCTGATCGCCTACTGGAGCGGCCACCGGCCGACGGGCGAACGAGAGATCGCCTCGGTCCTGGTGACCATCAGCGCGCTGCTCATGATGGTCGGCCTCACCATGCCGGCGTGGGGTCCGATCCTCACGATCACACGACGCTGGGACGACTTCCGCTGCTACCGGCGGCTGGAACCGCTCTGGCGGGACCTCATCACCGCGCTGCCGGAGCTCGAACTCGATGTGAGCCTGCGCCGACACCTCACGGCCGTGCGGGACATCGACTACGCCCTGACCCGCCGCGTCGCCGAGATCCGGGACGCGCGACTCGCCCTGCGCCCGTACATGGATGCCAGGGTGACCGAGCTGGCCGAGCAGTTCGCCGAGCAGGCTGAGCTGACCGCAGAGGAGCAGCGAGCCGCGGTTGAGGCGGCCCACCTGGCCTGCGCTCTGCGTGCCCATCGCGCCGGCCGTGCCGTCGAACTCCCCCAGCCCGCAGACGAGCTGCATCGTCCCTCCGGCGGCTACGCCGGCGAGGTGTCCTGGCTGGCGCTCGTCTCCGGCGCCTACGCCCAATCACCCGTGGTGGCCCGGACGCTCACCGCGTCCCGACACCTCCCCGCCTCGCAGATCCCGCTCGGAGACGCCCGACGATGA
- a CDS encoding oxygenase MpaB family protein, translated as MKARYANLARIRALDPEREYLAVYQTMLRYEFPWDMKLGLNLAFNRSFSVPSIAAVHTATGELTERTQKRIDDTGLLMYEMVLNGFEQPRGRDALRRVNQIHRPYDISNDDYLYVLGCLVVIPTRWLQRYGWRRPCCHERQATYLFYRELGRRMGITDIPGSYGAFETWFDAHDAAHLKPNDDAAAIERATRMLMLTRIPGPLTPLGNALVSAMYDERLRAAMQVAPPAWPVRAGLHLALKVRSQLQRWFGRPRTTALFADGIKTKTYPDGYEISQLGPQQDPLSNRSRA; from the coding sequence ATGAAGGCTCGCTACGCCAACCTCGCTCGCATCCGCGCCCTCGACCCGGAGCGCGAGTACCTGGCCGTTTACCAGACGATGCTGCGATACGAGTTCCCATGGGACATGAAACTCGGGCTCAACCTCGCCTTCAACCGGTCGTTCTCGGTCCCGTCAATCGCCGCGGTGCACACCGCCACCGGCGAACTGACCGAGCGCACCCAGAAGCGGATCGACGACACGGGTCTCCTGATGTACGAAATGGTGCTGAACGGATTCGAGCAGCCGCGAGGCCGCGACGCGCTACGACGCGTCAACCAAATCCACCGCCCGTACGACATCAGCAACGACGACTACCTCTACGTCCTCGGCTGCCTGGTGGTGATCCCGACCCGGTGGCTGCAGCGCTACGGCTGGCGCCGCCCATGCTGCCACGAGCGGCAGGCCACCTACCTCTTCTACCGGGAGCTCGGTCGCCGGATGGGCATCACCGACATCCCCGGCTCCTACGGGGCGTTCGAGACCTGGTTCGATGCCCACGACGCTGCTCACCTGAAGCCGAACGACGACGCGGCGGCCATCGAACGGGCCACCCGCATGCTGATGCTCACCCGCATCCCAGGGCCGCTCACACCGCTGGGCAACGCGCTGGTCAGCGCCATGTACGACGAACGGCTGCGAGCCGCGATGCAGGTCGCTCCGCCCGCCTGGCCCGTCAGGGCTGGTCTGCACCTCGCGCTGAAGGTGCGTTCCCAGCTGCAGCGCTGGTTCGGCAGGCCGCGGACGACAGCGTTGTTCGCTGACGGGATCAAGACCAAGACCTACCCCGACGGGTACGAGATTAGCCAGCTCGGCCCGCAGCAGGATCCCCTGAGCAACCGAAGCAGGGCATGA
- a CDS encoding SAF domain-containing protein, with protein MTSSPTTSSRATPTVAAPYAVPRVAPQRRWRPALVWLAVALVAAGGLIAGGVLRKVGTTAEYLAVATRVEVGSTIGRSDLRTVRITVDPALKPIPSSAADAVIGKFAAVALVPGTLLTQAQLADTAVPGPGRQLVGISLSQERMPAERIKPGGEVLLVVTTDDGPVANQQATTAPISIKATVIDVRDGVKEGTTLLNVAVVERDGPLVAARAAAGRIVVALTSGS; from the coding sequence ATGACCAGCTCCCCGACCACCTCCTCCCGGGCCACCCCAACGGTTGCCGCGCCGTACGCCGTGCCCCGAGTCGCTCCGCAACGACGCTGGCGCCCGGCCCTCGTCTGGCTCGCGGTGGCGCTCGTCGCAGCCGGTGGGCTGATCGCCGGGGGCGTGCTGCGCAAGGTCGGCACCACAGCCGAGTATCTGGCGGTGGCCACCCGGGTGGAGGTCGGCTCCACGATCGGTCGCTCTGACCTTCGCACCGTGCGCATCACGGTGGACCCGGCCCTCAAGCCCATCCCGAGCAGCGCCGCCGACGCCGTCATCGGCAAGTTCGCCGCGGTCGCGCTGGTGCCCGGTACCCTGCTGACTCAGGCGCAGCTCGCCGACACCGCAGTGCCGGGACCCGGTAGGCAGTTGGTCGGCATAAGCCTTTCGCAGGAGCGTATGCCTGCTGAGCGGATCAAGCCTGGTGGCGAGGTCCTCCTCGTCGTGACCACCGACGACGGCCCGGTCGCGAATCAGCAGGCCACGACCGCACCGATCAGCATCAAGGCCACCGTCATCGACGTGCGGGACGGCGTGAAGGAGGGGACGACACTCCTCAACGTCGCCGTCGTCGAACGCGACGGGCCACTCGTGGCCGCACGCGCCGCTGCCGGTCGGATCGTCGTTGCCCTGACCTCGGGGAGCTGA